A genomic segment from Paramixta manurensis encodes:
- the ptsP gene encoding phosphoenolpyruvate--protein phosphotransferase: protein MLTQLREIVEKVAGAPRLNEALEILVNEICFAMDTEVCSIYLADHDRRCYYLMATRGLKKPRGKSVALAFDEGIVGLVGRRAEPINLADAQSHPSFKYIPSVKEERFRSFLGVPIINRRQLLGVLVVQQREHRQFDESEESFLVTLATQLAALLSQSQLNQLFGQFRQTRVRAIAASPGVAVAPGWVDASQPSLDQVSAASTLDVQRERERLSLAMAEAASEFRRFSKRFSASVQKESAAIFDLYSHLISDARLKKDLFDEIDTGSVAEWAVKKIVEKFAAQFASLQDSYLRERAGDLRVLGQRLLFHLDDTQQGTNTWPERFILVADELTATTLAELPQDRLAGVVVRDGASNSHAAILTRAMGIPTVMGADIRPELLNKRLLIVDGYRGELLVDPEPVLVQEYQRLISEENELSKMAEDVVEQRAELKSGERVQVMLNAGLSAEHEQAQGSWVDGIGLYRTEIPFMLQSGFPSEEEQVAQYQGMLQLFLNKPVTLRTLDIGADKQLPYMPISEENPCLGWRGIRLTLDQPEIFLVQVRAMLRANVATGNLSILLPMITSIDEIDDARRLIDRAGREVEEVLGYPIPAPRIGVMIEVPSMLFMMPHLASRVDFVSVGTNDLTQYLLAVDRNNTRVASLYDSLHPAMLHALKNIAIEAERANIELCLCGEMAGDPMCVAMLIGMGYHHLSMNGKNVPRVKYLLRHIDKAEAITLAERGLQAHTAAEVRLQVAAFMERRGLGGLIRGGR from the coding sequence ATGCTCACTCAGTTGCGCGAAATAGTAGAGAAGGTGGCAGGCGCACCGCGTCTGAATGAAGCACTGGAAATACTGGTCAATGAGATTTGCTTCGCGATGGATACCGAGGTGTGCTCGATCTACCTCGCCGATCACGATCGTCGTTGTTATTACCTGATGGCCACGCGCGGCTTGAAAAAACCGCGCGGTAAAAGCGTCGCGCTGGCGTTTGACGAAGGGATCGTCGGTCTGGTTGGACGCCGGGCCGAACCGATTAACCTCGCCGATGCGCAAAGCCATCCGAGTTTCAAATATATTCCTTCGGTTAAAGAGGAGCGCTTCCGCTCCTTCCTCGGCGTCCCGATCATTAACCGCCGCCAACTGTTGGGCGTGCTGGTAGTGCAACAGCGCGAGCACCGTCAGTTTGATGAAAGCGAAGAATCTTTTCTGGTCACTTTAGCGACGCAGTTAGCGGCGCTACTTTCCCAATCACAGCTTAATCAACTCTTCGGGCAATTCCGCCAGACCCGTGTTCGGGCAATCGCGGCTTCGCCAGGCGTGGCGGTCGCGCCGGGCTGGGTTGATGCCTCGCAACCTTCGCTTGACCAGGTCTCTGCCGCCTCGACGCTTGATGTACAGCGCGAACGTGAACGACTGAGTCTGGCAATGGCTGAGGCCGCCAGTGAGTTTCGGCGCTTTAGTAAACGTTTTTCGGCGAGCGTGCAGAAAGAGAGCGCGGCAATTTTCGATCTCTACTCACACCTGATCAGCGATGCGCGGCTCAAAAAAGATCTCTTTGACGAGATTGACACCGGCTCTGTTGCCGAGTGGGCGGTAAAGAAGATTGTCGAAAAGTTCGCGGCGCAGTTCGCCAGCCTTCAGGATAGCTATTTGCGTGAACGCGCGGGCGATCTCCGCGTGCTTGGCCAACGTTTGTTATTCCATCTTGATGATACGCAGCAAGGCACTAACACGTGGCCGGAGCGTTTTATCTTGGTTGCCGATGAGTTAACCGCCACCACCTTGGCCGAACTTCCGCAAGATCGCCTCGCCGGCGTGGTAGTACGCGACGGCGCATCAAACTCACATGCAGCGATCCTTACGCGGGCGATGGGGATCCCAACGGTGATGGGTGCCGATATTCGCCCCGAACTGCTGAATAAACGTCTGCTGATTGTTGATGGCTATCGCGGTGAGTTGTTGGTCGACCCCGAGCCGGTATTGGTTCAAGAGTATCAGCGGTTAATCAGCGAAGAGAACGAGCTGAGCAAGATGGCGGAAGATGTCGTCGAGCAACGCGCGGAGTTGAAAAGCGGCGAGCGGGTGCAGGTGATGTTGAATGCCGGTTTGAGCGCCGAACATGAACAGGCACAGGGCAGTTGGGTTGATGGCATTGGCCTGTACCGCACCGAAATCCCGTTTATGCTGCAAAGCGGTTTCCCCTCGGAAGAGGAGCAAGTCGCACAATATCAAGGTATGTTGCAGTTGTTTCTCAATAAGCCGGTGACACTCCGCACGCTGGACATTGGCGCCGATAAACAACTTCCCTATATGCCGATCAGCGAAGAAAACCCTTGCCTCGGCTGGCGTGGTATCCGGTTAACGCTCGATCAGCCGGAGATCTTTTTGGTGCAAGTGCGCGCCATGCTACGCGCCAATGTGGCAACCGGTAACCTCAGTATTTTGTTGCCAATGATCACCAGCATTGACGAGATTGATGACGCCAGGCGGCTGATCGATCGCGCCGGGCGTGAAGTGGAAGAAGTGTTAGGGTATCCGATCCCGGCGCCGCGCATTGGCGTCATGATTGAGGTTCCGTCGATGCTGTTTATGATGCCGCATCTGGCATCACGCGTTGATTTTGTTTCGGTGGGTACCAATGATTTAACGCAATATCTGTTAGCGGTGGATCGCAACAATACCCGCGTGGCAAGCCTGTATGATTCGTTGCATCCGGCGATGCTGCACGCGCTAAAAAACATTGCCATTGAAGCTGAGCGCGCCAATATTGAACTCTGCCTGTGTGGAGAGATGGCGGGCGATCCGATGTGCGTGGCGATGTTAATTGGCATGGGGTATCACCACCTGAGCATGAACGGTAAAAACGTGCCGCGCGTGAAATATCTGTTGCGCCATATTGATAAAGCAGAGGCAATAACCTTAGCCGAGCGTGGTTTACAAGCGCACACCGCCGCTGAAGTGAGGTTACAGGTGGCGGCGTTTATGGAGCGTCGTGGGTTGGGCGGCTTGATTCGCGGCGGCCGTTAA
- the rppH gene encoding RNA pyrophosphohydrolase, which produces MIDDDGYRPNVGIVICNRQGQVLWARRFGQHSWQFPQGGINPGETAEQAMYRELFEEVGLHRKDVRILASTRNWLRYKLPKRLVRWDTKPVCIGQKQKWFLLQLMCNEADINMQTSSTPEFDGWRWVSFWYPVRQVVSFKRDVYRRVMKEFSGVVMPLQESVVQRNTPSWRRKRG; this is translated from the coding sequence GTGATCGATGATGATGGCTACCGCCCGAATGTTGGTATCGTAATCTGTAACAGGCAGGGACAAGTGTTGTGGGCGAGGCGCTTTGGACAACACTCCTGGCAGTTTCCCCAGGGAGGCATTAATCCTGGCGAAACGGCGGAACAGGCGATGTACCGCGAACTTTTCGAAGAGGTTGGTTTACACCGGAAAGACGTCCGTATTCTTGCTTCTACCCGTAACTGGTTACGTTATAAGTTACCAAAACGTTTGGTGCGTTGGGACACAAAGCCGGTTTGTATCGGCCAGAAACAGAAGTGGTTTCTCCTGCAATTAATGTGCAACGAGGCGGATATTAATATGCAAACCAGCAGCACGCCGGAGTTTGACGGCTGGCGCTGGGTGAGCTTTTGGTACCCGGTACGTCAGGTGGTTTCCTTTAAGCGCGATGTATACCGCCGTGTAATGAAGGAGTTTTCTGGCGTGGTAATGCCATTGCAGGAGAGTGTTGTGCAGCGCAATACGCCTTCCTGGCGACGGAAAAGAGGTTAA
- the mutH gene encoding DNA mismatch repair endonuclease MutH, producing the protein MSVDSPLVTPPEDEATLLARAQALAGYTLGELALRAGLAIPADLRRDKGWVGTLLELHLGASAGSKPEQDFAHLGVELKTIPVDSQGRPLETTFVCVAPLTGNTGVVWETSHVRHKLARVLWIPVEGDRALPLAERRVGAPLLWSPSPEEEHQLRCDWEELMDLIVLGQVERITARHGEVLQIRPKAANSRALTEGIGENGQPIMTLPRGFYLKKTFTAPLLARHFLL; encoded by the coding sequence ATGTCAGTTGATTCGCCGCTTGTTACGCCACCGGAAGATGAAGCGACCTTATTGGCCCGCGCACAAGCACTGGCGGGGTATACGCTGGGCGAATTGGCGCTACGGGCAGGGCTAGCTATCCCGGCGGATCTGCGGCGTGATAAAGGATGGGTTGGAACGTTGCTGGAGTTACACCTTGGCGCCAGCGCCGGCAGTAAACCCGAACAAGACTTCGCCCATCTTGGCGTGGAGCTAAAAACCATTCCGGTTGATAGTCAGGGCCGCCCGCTAGAAACCACCTTTGTCTGCGTCGCGCCGCTAACCGGCAACACCGGCGTGGTATGGGAAACCAGTCACGTGCGGCATAAACTGGCGCGAGTGTTGTGGATACCGGTGGAGGGCGACCGGGCCCTTCCGTTGGCTGAACGTCGGGTGGGCGCGCCGTTACTCTGGAGCCCAAGCCCGGAGGAGGAGCATCAGTTGCGTTGTGATTGGGAAGAATTGATGGATCTGATCGTGCTGGGCCAAGTGGAACGGATTACTGCTCGTCACGGCGAAGTGCTACAAATTCGCCCCAAAGCGGCCAATAGCCGGGCGTTAACCGAAGGCATTGGAGAAAACGGGCAGCCGATTATGACGCTGCCGCGCGGCTTCTATTTAAAGAAAACCTTTACCGCCCCGCTGCTGGCGCGCCACTTTTTGCTGTAG
- a CDS encoding TerC family protein, whose product MFDWIADPNAWLALGTLTILEIVLGIDNIIFLSLVVAKLPKNQQNSARRLGLMGAMLMRLGLLACIAWVVRLTHPLFSVMDHPFSARDLILLGGGLFLLWKSSMEIHESIEGGNEEHKTNVHSFAGAIIQIMLLDIIFSLDSVITAVGLSDHLFIMMAAVVIAVGMMMFAAKAIGEFVDNHPSVKMLALAFLILVGFTLILESFQVHVPKGYIYFAMFFSMAVESLNLIRNKKNAD is encoded by the coding sequence ATGTTTGACTGGATTGCCGATCCCAATGCCTGGCTGGCACTTGGCACGCTGACCATTTTGGAAATCGTTCTGGGTATTGATAATATTATTTTTCTCTCGTTGGTTGTCGCTAAACTCCCGAAGAATCAACAAAATAGTGCGCGACGCTTGGGGCTAATGGGCGCAATGTTAATGCGTCTCGGGCTGTTGGCCTGTATCGCCTGGGTGGTCAGGCTCACTCATCCTCTGTTTTCCGTTATGGATCATCCCTTTTCCGCGCGCGATCTGATTTTGCTCGGCGGCGGTTTGTTCCTGCTGTGGAAATCCAGTATGGAAATTCACGAGAGCATTGAGGGTGGTAATGAAGAGCATAAAACCAATGTGCATTCATTTGCCGGCGCTATTATTCAAATTATGTTGCTGGATATTATCTTCAGCCTTGATTCCGTCATTACGGCAGTAGGGCTTTCCGATCACCTGTTTATTATGATGGCGGCAGTGGTGATTGCGGTAGGAATGATGATGTTTGCGGCAAAAGCGATTGGTGAATTTGTCGACAATCATCCGTCGGTGAAAATGCTGGCGCTCGCCTTTTTGATTCTGGTGGGTTTCACGCTAATTCTGGAGAGTTTTCAGGTACATGTACCGAAAGGATATATTTACTTCGCTATGTTCTTCTCAATGGCAGTAGAGAGCCTGAATCTTATTCGTAATAAGAAGAACGCCGATTGA
- a CDS encoding YgdI/YgdR family lipoprotein, whose amino-acid sequence MKWMFSAGAIALCLVLSGCSSDYVMATKDGRMIMTDGKPVIDKETGLVKYTDQRGHELQINGDEVSTIIER is encoded by the coding sequence ATGAAGTGGATGTTTAGCGCCGGTGCAATCGCACTCTGCCTGGTATTAAGCGGTTGTAGCAGTGATTATGTCATGGCGACCAAAGATGGCCGTATGATAATGACCGATGGTAAACCGGTGATCGATAAAGAAACCGGCTTGGTGAAGTACACCGATCAACGAGGGCACGAGTTGCAAATTAACGGCGATGAGGTTTCCACCATCATCGAACGCTGA